The sequence TGAACGAGCGCTTGCCGTCCGGGTTGTCGCTGGACGGGCCGGGCCGGTCGTCCACGTCGAGCACCGGGGCCAGGTCGACGTTCACCCCGAGCGCGGCCATCGCCCGACCCCACGCCGCCGCTTTGGCGCGCACCTGCGCGACGGTGTTCGTGGCGGCCAGGTCCCGCGGCCAGGGCAGGTCGGGAATGGCGCCGCGCAGGCGTTGGATGCCGCCGCCCTCCTGGTCGGCCATGATCAACGGGTGGCCGGGCGCCGGGGCCGCGCCCACCGCGGCGCGGATGCGTTTGCTCAGGTCAGCGGGGGCCTGATCGCCGCCGAGGAACAGCACGCCGCCCGCGCCGGCGGCGAGTTCGTCGGGCACGGTGTCGAGGTTGAAGTTGAGCACCGGCAGCGTGATCAGGGTGGCGGCGCGGCGTTCCACCGGCCAGCCGGCGATGTCGGCGGTAGACGTGCAGTCGGCGCTCGTGGTCGGTGACGCTGTTGGGGCTGCCGTGTGCGTGGGCAGCGGGTTCGGCTGCGCCCCGCCGCTGCTGGTTGCGCCGCAGGCGGCCAGCAGTGCTGCGGCCGCGGCGGTCGCGGCGATGCTGGTCCCCCTCATGTGCCCATCCTGCCCAGCGCGCCTCGGGACGGGTTGGATGGGGCGGGCTCAGCCGCCCGGGTGGGCACGCACCTCGGTGCCGCTGTCATCGAGCCACCCCTTGCCGGCGGCGTAGGCCATGGTGGCGTCGAAGCCACTGTTCCACTCCACCACCACGATCATGTGTCCACCTGGCCCAGGTAGGTCAGGCCCGCGGCGACCAGTGTCGGGACCACCTCGGCGGCTTTCGCGCCGTTGCCGAAGTCTGAGCCGGCCGAGGCCCGGTAGGCGATGCCCTCGGCGATCACCGCGAGTTTCAGGTGCGCCAGGCCCATGTGGAACGGCCAGTGGCGCAGCTCGCGGCCGGTGGCCTTGGTGTAGCGCTCGGCGAGGTCATCGGCGTGCGGTAGGCGCGGTGAGGTCCATGCGGCGGGCATGCCGAGGATGACGTCCAGCGCCGCGTTGCGGTAGGTGCACATCAGTGCGACGTCGGAGAGCGGATCGCCCAGCGTGGACAGTTCCCAGTCCACCACCGCGAGCACCTTGGTGGGGTCCGCGGCGTCCAGCATGGTGTTGTCGATGCGGTAATCGCCGTGCACCACGGTGCTCTCGCCCTGCTCCGGGATGCGCTCGGCGAGGCGCTCCTGCAGCCGCTCCAGGTCCGGCAGGTCGCGGGTACGGAAGTTGTCCCACTGGCGGCGCCAGAGCGCGACCTGGCGGTTGAGAAAGCCCTGTGGCTTGCCGAAGGTGTCCAGGCCGACGGCCGCCACGTCCACCGCGTGCAGGGCCCCCAGCACCCGCACCAGTTCCTCGACCAGCCCGTCGACCTGAGCATCGCTGAGCGGGGCCAGTTCCTCGCTGTCCCGGATCACCACCCCGGGCACCCACGCCGTCAGCGTGAACGAGGTCCCGATCACCGTGTCGTCCTCGCACAGCAGCACCGGACGGGCAATCGGCACGTCGGTGCCGTACAGCCCGGAGCACACCCGGAACTCCCGGCCCACGTCGTGCGCGGAGGCGGTGCGCCCGGCCAGCGGTGGCCGACGCAGCAGCCAGGTGGTGGCATCGTCGTTCAGACGGTACGTCAGATTCGACCGGCCGCCGGAGATCTGCTCGGCCACCAAGCCCCCGGACACTGCGATGCCCTGGCTGCGTAGGTAGCAGGCCAGGGCATCGAGGTCGAGATCATCGGTCATCCGCGGAACAGTACTAGCGCGGCGCCATCCGGATTGCGCCGTCCAGCCGGATGGTCTCGCCGTTGAGCATCGGGTTCTCCACGATGTGGCGGACCATCGCGGCGTATTCGCTGGGGTCGCCCAGTCGCGAGGGGTGCGGCACCTGCGCGGCCAGTGAGGCGATGGACTCCTCGGGCAGCGAGTCGAACATCGGGGTGCGGAACAGGCCCGGCGCGATGGTCATCACGCGGATCTTGGACTGCGCCAGGTCACGCGCGATCGGCAGCGTCATGCCGACCACGCCGCCCTTGGACGCGGAGTACGCGGCCTGCCCGACCTGGCCGTCGAAGGCGGCGGCCGAGGCGGTGTTCACGATGACGCCGCGCTCGCCGTCCACCTCGGGGGCGTCGGCGATGGCCGCGGCGGCCAGCCGGATCACGTTGAAGGTGCCGATGAGGTTCACCGTGACCACCCGGGTGAACTGCTCCAGCGGCATCGGGCCGTTCTTGCTGACCACGCGGCCCGGCGTGCCGATGCCCGCGCAGTTCACCGCGACGCGCAGGGGGGCGTCGGCGGAGACCAGGTCGATCGCGGCCTGCACCTGATCGGCGTCGGTGACGTCGGCGCCGGCGAACTGCACCCGGGCACCGAGTTCCTCCGCGATGAGCTTGCCGTTGGACGAGGGCAGGTCGACGATCACGATGTGCGCGCCCGCGTCGTGCAGGGCCTTGACGGTGGCCAGACCCAGGCCCGACGCACCCCCGGTGACCAGTGCGGTGGCTCCGTTCAGCTGCATGACGCTCCTCGAGGCTCGTACCCGGCGGCGACTGGCGCTCGGGTCGTGTTTATGTAACGCTCGCTAAGTACGAGAGTAGGCAACGGGGCTGGGCTGCGTCAACGAAGGGGTCGGTGGGCGTGACCGAGATGCTCGAGCCGGTCCCCGCTGACTGGCGCGCCTTCGAACCCCTGAAGTTGCCGCCCACCCTGGCCGGGGCCATGGAGGCGTTCCACGAGCAGGGCTACCACGCCACTTCGGTGCGCGACATCGCCAACCGCGTCGGCCTCACCGTGCCCGCGCTGTACTACCACCACGGCAGCAAGGAGGGCATGCTCGTCGCGCTGCTGACCGGGTCGGTGCAGCACCTGCACGCACGGCTGCGCCTCGCGGTCAACGACGCCGAGCCCGAGCCCACCGCCCGGTTCGCGAACTTCATCGAGGCGGTCGTGCTGTACATGGCCAACCGCCGGGAAGCCGCCGTCCTGGACGCGGAGATCCGTGCGCTGTCCCCGGCCAACCGCAAGGCCTACGCCAAGGTGCGCAAGCAGATCGAGGATCTGCTGCTGTCCATCGTGCGCGACGGGGTGCGCACCGGGGCGTTCTCCGTCGCCCACCCCGCGGACACCGTGCGTGCCCTGTTGGGCATGGTGCAGGCCGTGGCCACCTGGTACGACCCGGCCGGCGTGCTGTCGCCGCCGGAGTTGGCCGCGCGCTACGTGGAGATCTCGCTGCAGACCGTCGGTCACCGCGTCGTCTGACGCGGTGCCCTCTGCGCTCATTCATGAGCGCAGCGGGCACTGTCATACGCCGGGCGTCATCGGAGGACACTTTCGGCGGCCAAAAGTGACGCCCCACGTATGAGAGAACTCGCTCAGATCATGAATGAGCGGAGCGCCGCGCCGCCCCTGACGACCAACCGCCGGCCCGCGCTCGGCGCGGACCGGCGGTGCGACGGCGCCGGGTGTCCAGTCCGGCCGCCCTGCGGCGCTCGAGAGTCCCGACCCGAGCATTCCGCAGTGTGTTGGTCTGAAATCAGAGCCGTTCGATGATGGTGGCGTTGGCCATGCCGCCGCCCTCACACATGGTCTGCAGGCCGTAGCGGCCGCCGGTGGTCTCCAGCTGATTCAGCAGCGTGGTGAGCAGCCGGGTGCCGGAGGCGCCCAGCGGGTGACCCAGGGCGATCGCGCCACCGCGCGGGTTGAGCTTGTCGATGTCGGCAC comes from Sporichthyaceae bacterium and encodes:
- a CDS encoding phosphotransferase family protein; the encoded protein is MTDDLDLDALACYLRSQGIAVSGGLVAEQISGGRSNLTYRLNDDATTWLLRRPPLAGRTASAHDVGREFRVCSGLYGTDVPIARPVLLCEDDTVIGTSFTLTAWVPGVVIRDSEELAPLSDAQVDGLVEELVRVLGALHAVDVAAVGLDTFGKPQGFLNRQVALWRRQWDNFRTRDLPDLERLQERLAERIPEQGESTVVHGDYRIDNTMLDAADPTKVLAVVDWELSTLGDPLSDVALMCTYRNAALDVILGMPAAWTSPRLPHADDLAERYTKATGRELRHWPFHMGLAHLKLAVIAEGIAYRASAGSDFGNGAKAAEVVPTLVAAGLTYLGQVDT
- a CDS encoding 3-hydroxyacyl-CoA dehydrogenase; translation: MQLNGATALVTGGASGLGLATVKALHDAGAHIVIVDLPSSNGKLIAEELGARVQFAGADVTDADQVQAAIDLVSADAPLRVAVNCAGIGTPGRVVSKNGPMPLEQFTRVVTVNLIGTFNVIRLAAAAIADAPEVDGERGVIVNTASAAAFDGQVGQAAYSASKGGVVGMTLPIARDLAQSKIRVMTIAPGLFRTPMFDSLPEESIASLAAQVPHPSRLGDPSEYAAMVRHIVENPMLNGETIRLDGAIRMAPR
- a CDS encoding TetR/AcrR family transcriptional regulator, which encodes MLEPVPADWRAFEPLKLPPTLAGAMEAFHEQGYHATSVRDIANRVGLTVPALYYHHGSKEGMLVALLTGSVQHLHARLRLAVNDAEPEPTARFANFIEAVVLYMANRREAAVLDAEIRALSPANRKAYAKVRKQIEDLLLSIVRDGVRTGAFSVAHPADTVRALLGMVQAVATWYDPAGVLSPPELAARYVEISLQTVGHRVV